The following coding sequences are from one Candidatus Borkfalkia ceftriaxoniphila window:
- a CDS encoding M16 family metallopeptidase, which yields MTENSFRLSNGAAVLAAQNEGLHSVSLAVVLPFCAHETAGVYHFVEHLFFERAGELRAEEINRRMSECGSEILAYTAKNHMCFSFHCRREVFARQLSLLVSMLREKGHAAEDFDKVLPVIENEIFEYDFYDYAREDVLRELWYDARYRESVLGTPKALRSLTLETLQKARDGLFTDAMHIFLAGGFSETELSLVKEAFESFSLSPFSPLPPVSAPPRYLKDVEKVGRGRDLQMMFTYHVKDVSEEEIFLSPYLKNAVFYGMDAVFNEFMTAEGFPFYSVDADYAVLGGELIFYWLVHVKKRDVNAFKEVAQVFERSVLKAPLMSVVRPFLGDNLVFLYDNPERLVNRYTDLFEDSFRAVTLEESRRLAMELSDNRLYDVWKTFLLGEKKIFLIGKQ from the coding sequence ATGACCGAAAACAGTTTCCGTTTATCCAACGGCGCCGCGGTGCTCGCCGCGCAGAACGAGGGGCTGCACAGCGTATCCCTCGCCGTCGTACTGCCCTTCTGCGCGCACGAAACGGCGGGCGTCTATCATTTTGTCGAGCACTTGTTTTTCGAACGCGCGGGCGAATTGCGCGCGGAAGAGATCAACCGCAGAATGAGCGAATGCGGCTCGGAGATCCTGGCGTACACCGCGAAAAATCATATGTGCTTTTCCTTTCATTGCAGAAGGGAAGTGTTTGCACGGCAACTTTCGCTGCTCGTTTCCATGCTCCGCGAAAAGGGGCACGCCGCCGAGGATTTCGACAAGGTGCTCCCCGTCATCGAAAACGAAATTTTCGAATACGATTTTTACGATTACGCGCGGGAGGACGTTTTGCGCGAACTCTGGTACGATGCGCGATACCGCGAAAGCGTGCTCGGCACGCCCAAGGCGCTGCGCTCCTTAACGCTCGAAACGTTGCAAAAGGCGCGCGACGGACTGTTCACCGACGCTATGCACATATTTTTGGCGGGCGGATTTTCAGAAACCGAACTGTCACTCGTCAAAGAGGCGTTCGAAAGTTTTTCGCTTTCGCCTTTTTCGCCGTTGCCGCCCGTGTCCGCGCCGCCGCGCTATTTGAAAGACGTGGAAAAAGTGGGGCGCGGGCGCGATCTGCAAATGATGTTCACCTATCACGTCAAGGACGTTTCCGAAGAGGAGATCTTTCTTTCTCCCTATCTGAAAAACGCCGTGTTCTACGGCATGGACGCGGTGTTCAACGAGTTTATGACCGCCGAGGGATTTCCCTTTTACTCGGTGGACGCAGACTACGCGGTTTTGGGCGGCGAACTTATTTTCTATTGGCTGGTACACGTGAAAAAACGGGACGTGAACGCCTTCAAAGAAGTCGCGCAGGTTTTCGAACGCTCGGTGCTCAAAGCGCCGCTGATGAGCGTGGTGCGCCCCTTTTTAGGGGATAACCTCGTATTTTTGTACGACAATCCCGAGCGGCTCGTCAACCGCTATACGGATCTTTTCGAGGATAGTTTCCGCGCGGTCACGCTCGAAGAGAGCCGCCGCCTCGCCATGGAACTTTCCGATAACCGCCTTTACGATGTGTGGAAGACCTTTCTTTTGGGCGAAAAAAAGATTTTTTTAATAGGAAAACAATAA
- a CDS encoding galactokinase — MEQKELFARVFGAAPSLRASAAGRINLIGEHVDYCGGKVFPASLNLKCTVLARANGTDEIRVYADDLQIRQDLKLNSLGEYKTLSWGNYQAGVAYILKENGYPLVGCDMLFSCTVPFGSGLSSSAAIEVATAIALCEIAKIPYDLVEIAKLCRRAENEYCGVNCGIMDQFASAMGKKDCAVLLDCKTLEYEYVPLKLKDYAIVVANCNKPHNLVESKYNERRAEVEEALRLLKGEYPQISCLAEVTPAMLEASHCLSGKIYARAAHVAGECDRVRRAAACLKEGDIRTLGKLIDASHESLSKNYEVTGKELDTLAELSRSEEGCIGARMIGAGFGGCIIAIVEKDRVKAFEQHVGERYLHRIGYAASFYRTSVEDGVVVEHFN, encoded by the coding sequence ATGGAACAAAAAGAACTGTTCGCCCGCGTGTTCGGCGCGGCGCCGTCATTACGGGCGAGTGCCGCGGGGCGCATCAATCTGATCGGCGAACACGTCGATTACTGCGGCGGGAAAGTGTTTCCCGCATCCCTCAATTTAAAATGCACCGTGCTCGCGCGCGCGAACGGTACGGACGAAATACGCGTCTATGCCGACGATTTGCAAATACGGCAAGATCTGAAACTGAATTCGCTCGGGGAATACAAAACGCTGTCCTGGGGCAATTATCAGGCGGGCGTGGCGTATATCCTCAAAGAGAACGGATATCCCCTCGTCGGTTGCGATATGCTGTTTTCCTGCACGGTGCCGTTCGGTTCGGGGCTTTCCTCCAGCGCGGCGATAGAGGTCGCGACCGCAATCGCGCTGTGCGAGATCGCAAAAATCCCCTATGATTTGGTGGAGATCGCAAAACTTTGCCGCCGCGCGGAAAACGAGTACTGTGGCGTCAACTGCGGCATCATGGACCAGTTTGCCTCCGCCATGGGGAAAAAGGACTGTGCCGTGCTTTTGGACTGCAAGACGCTCGAATACGAGTATGTGCCGCTGAAACTGAAAGATTACGCCATCGTCGTGGCGAACTGCAATAAGCCGCACAATCTCGTGGAAAGCAAATACAACGAGCGCCGCGCCGAGGTGGAAGAGGCGCTGCGCCTTTTGAAAGGGGAGTATCCTCAGATCTCCTGCCTTGCGGAGGTGACGCCCGCCATGCTGGAAGCGTCGCATTGCCTTTCGGGGAAGATCTACGCGCGCGCCGCGCACGTCGCGGGGGAATGCGACCGCGTGCGGAGAGCCGCCGCGTGCCTGAAAGAGGGAGATATCCGAACGCTCGGAAAACTGATCGACGCCTCGCACGAAAGCCTTTCGAAAAATTATGAGGTGACGGGAAAAGAACTCGATACGCTGGCGGAACTTTCTCGGAGCGAAGAGGGCTGCATCGGCGCGCGCATGATCGGCGCGGGATTCGGCGGCTGCATCATCGCCATCGTCGAAAAAGATCGGGTCAAGGCGTTCGAGCAGCACGTCGGAGAACGCTACTTACATAGGATCGGCTATGCCGCGAGTTTTTACCGGACGAGCGTCGAGGACGGCGTCGTCGTGGAACATTTTAATTGA
- a CDS encoding SIS domain-containing protein — MDYRNTRMWEELNAAPAILQTLAAKNAGVLDEIAKAAKGALNAYTVARGTSDHAMMYFKYLAESILGLPVASGAPSVVTVYNAALRLDRSLVVACSQSGKAADVMEVVRRANDCGAVTVAITNDESSPLAKLAKFHLCCFAEEEKSVAATKTFSAQLYLSMLLVSALAGKKEDFSAFLHTFSSNVPTIDAATDAAAAEFISAEECFLLSRGISAALAFEAGLKLQETCYIKARAYHSSDFYHGPMAMVGKGTKIVLFASRRALNESSEQTHREDYVKCAQKMLELGADLFIVTDDEGAFSGMAAKIIPVAGGGDERLTAFYFALAAQMLACKVSCGKGLNPDSPRALKKVTITK; from the coding sequence ATGGATTACCGCAACACAAGAATGTGGGAGGAACTGAACGCCGCGCCCGCGATCTTACAGACGCTCGCCGCGAAAAACGCGGGCGTTCTCGATGAGATCGCAAAGGCGGCAAAGGGCGCACTCAACGCCTACACGGTGGCGCGCGGCACTTCCGACCACGCGATGATGTACTTTAAATACCTTGCCGAAAGCATTCTGGGACTGCCCGTCGCGTCGGGCGCGCCCAGCGTCGTTACGGTATACAATGCCGCGCTTCGCCTCGATCGTTCGCTCGTCGTCGCCTGTTCGCAGAGCGGCAAGGCGGCGGACGTGATGGAAGTGGTGCGGCGCGCCAACGATTGCGGCGCGGTCACCGTAGCGATCACCAACGACGAATCCAGCCCGCTCGCCAAACTCGCAAAATTCCATCTCTGCTGTTTTGCCGAGGAAGAAAAGAGCGTCGCCGCCACAAAGACGTTCAGCGCGCAGTTGTATCTTTCCATGCTGCTCGTGAGTGCGCTCGCAGGGAAAAAGGAGGATTTTTCCGCTTTTTTGCATACGTTTTCGTCCAACGTCCCCACGATCGACGCCGCGACCGACGCTGCGGCAGCGGAGTTTATTTCCGCGGAAGAATGCTTTTTGCTCTCGCGCGGCATTTCCGCCGCGCTCGCGTTCGAAGCGGGGCTGAAATTGCAGGAAACGTGCTATATCAAAGCGCGCGCCTATCACAGTTCGGATTTTTACCACGGCCCCATGGCGATGGTGGGAAAGGGCACGAAGATCGTACTGTTCGCCTCCCGCCGCGCTTTAAACGAAAGTTCGGAACAAACGCATCGGGAAGATTACGTCAAATGCGCGCAAAAGATGCTCGAACTGGGCGCGGATCTCTTTATCGTCACCGACGACGAAGGGGCGTTCAGCGGCATGGCCGCGAAAATCATACCCGTCGCGGGCGGCGGAGACGAGCGGCTGACCGCCTTTTATTTCGCTTTGGCAGCGCAGATGCTCGCCTGCAAAGTGAGTTGCGGCAAGGGGCTCAATCCCGACAGCCCGCGCGCGCTCAAAAAAGTGACCATAACGAAATGA
- a CDS encoding helix-turn-helix domain-containing protein, with protein sequence MLAKQETRRYAGGARVWAGKYQNSHNVLHWHYACELLYVERGDIEVFCGEESYLLHEGQAFFIDSGEVHYMHAKNQTVLIVMTFENEIVKPVCEMRRLLCPLLCGDYKIPETYARISEELREKRPFYNAAAENEILALAIRIFRGERTAERKMSSGTVQSFKDLLADINERYAFYTFTDAANFMGFSEAYFSKFFKKIAGMTFSQYLNRVKVEEAVRLLRENKGLPVTEIAFRCGFNTIRNFNRIFKKVTGCTPRSLPKTYVPDEKFIYSVSGDFDPTSRETTLLTEH encoded by the coding sequence ATGTTGGCAAAGCAGGAAACGCGGCGATATGCGGGCGGCGCGCGCGTATGGGCGGGAAAATATCAGAATTCGCACAACGTTCTGCACTGGCACTACGCCTGCGAACTCTTATACGTGGAGCGCGGCGATATCGAAGTGTTCTGCGGGGAAGAAAGTTATCTGCTGCACGAGGGGCAGGCCTTTTTCATCGACAGCGGCGAAGTGCATTACATGCACGCGAAAAACCAAACGGTGCTCATCGTGATGACGTTCGAAAACGAAATCGTAAAACCCGTTTGCGAGATGCGCCGTCTTCTATGTCCCCTGCTCTGCGGCGATTATAAAATACCCGAAACGTACGCGCGCATATCCGAGGAACTCAGAGAAAAACGCCCTTTTTACAACGCGGCGGCGGAAAACGAGATCCTCGCGCTGGCGATACGCATTTTTCGCGGCGAACGCACCGCGGAACGCAAAATGAGCAGCGGCACCGTGCAGTCGTTCAAAGACCTTTTGGCGGACATCAACGAGCGCTACGCCTTTTATACCTTTACCGACGCGGCAAATTTTATGGGGTTCAGCGAGGCGTACTTTTCAAAATTTTTCAAAAAAATAGCGGGCATGACTTTTTCGCAGTACCTCAACCGCGTCAAAGTCGAAGAGGCGGTACGCCTTTTGCGGGAAAACAAGGGACTGCCCGTCACCGAGATCGCCTTCCGATGCGGATTCAATACCATCCGCAATTTCAACCGCATTTTCAAGAAAGTGACGGGCTGCACGCCCAGATCCCTGCCCAAAACCTACGTTCCCGACGAAAAATTCATCTATTCGGTGAGCGGCGATTTCGACCCCACCTCGCGGGAAACGACCCTTTTGACAGAACATTGA
- a CDS encoding AraC family transcriptional regulator produces MQYQPNKLRSVLCVKEIYTIHYFKYARGFAAKGESHDFWEMVYIDGGAAEIVAGERRFVLKQGEAVFHKPNEFHNILTHDKFANSVIVSFAGTGRGLDALEERIFTLTDAEKELLNGLVLEGSENFSDRLDDMYLQKMNKKPDAPFGGEQIIKNTLELLLISLIRGTESAAPNVMMDVPQNNALCAKIVQILQENVYGTVTLDEIAAKVFFSKTYVKQVFARQMHESVMQYYTRLKMEEAKRLLSENKLSVTQIAYLLRFNSIHYFSRAFKKYENLSPTEYVRSTKLDKLI; encoded by the coding sequence ATGCAGTACCAACCCAACAAACTGCGCAGCGTGCTGTGCGTAAAAGAAATTTATACCATTCACTATTTTAAATATGCGCGCGGATTCGCGGCGAAGGGCGAGAGCCACGATTTTTGGGAAATGGTGTACATCGACGGCGGCGCGGCGGAGATCGTGGCGGGCGAGCGGCGTTTCGTTTTAAAACAGGGCGAGGCGGTATTCCATAAGCCGAACGAGTTCCACAACATTCTTACACACGATAAATTCGCCAATTCCGTCATCGTGTCCTTTGCCGGCACGGGGCGGGGACTGGACGCGCTCGAAGAGCGTATATTCACCTTGACCGACGCGGAAAAGGAACTTCTGAACGGGCTCGTGCTCGAAGGCAGCGAAAATTTTTCCGACCGCCTCGACGATATGTATTTGCAAAAGATGAATAAAAAGCCCGACGCGCCCTTCGGCGGCGAGCAGATCATTAAAAACACGCTCGAACTTCTCCTCATTTCCCTCATCCGCGGCACCGAGAGCGCCGCGCCCAACGTGATGATGGACGTACCGCAAAACAACGCGCTGTGCGCGAAGATCGTGCAGATATTGCAGGAAAACGTGTACGGCACGGTAACGCTCGACGAGATCGCGGCAAAGGTGTTCTTTTCGAAAACCTACGTAAAGCAGGTATTCGCGCGACAGATGCACGAGAGCGTGATGCAATACTACACGCGGCTGAAAATGGAGGAAGCGAAAAGGCTGTTATCGGAAAACAAACTTTCCGTGACGCAGATCGCTTATTTATTGCGATTTAACAGCATCCACTACTTTTCCCGCGCTTTCAAAAAATACGAAAACCTGTCCCCGACCGAATACGTGCGCTCGACCAAACTCGACAAACTCATTTAA
- a CDS encoding alcohol dehydrogenase, whose translation MLAYSYLDQNKFGFTKKPVPQIVGTRDAIVKVMLASVCTSDLHIKGGHVPRAVRGVTVGHEMVGVVEKVGKDVRNVKAGDRVCVNVETFCGECFFCRRGFVNNCTDPLGGWALGCRIDGGLAPYVRVPFADRGLTVIPANVDYESALFVGDVLATGFWATKISQIERGDTVLILGAGPAGICTMLCAELKHPDRIIMCEQDPVRLEFLKRHYPHIFAVRPEDAKDFILGSCARGGADVVVEAAGTEKSFRMAWELARPNANVTIVALYEKAQSLPLPEMYGKNLTFRTGGVDGCDCAEILRLISEGKIDTRPLITHRFSFRDLDRAYELFEKREDGVMKIAVSME comes from the coding sequence ATGCTGGCCTATTCTTATCTCGATCAAAACAAATTCGGGTTTACGAAGAAACCCGTGCCGCAGATCGTGGGCACGCGCGACGCGATCGTCAAAGTCATGCTTGCGAGCGTGTGCACGAGCGATCTGCACATCAAGGGAGGGCACGTGCCGCGCGCAGTACGCGGCGTGACCGTAGGGCACGAGATGGTCGGCGTCGTCGAAAAAGTCGGAAAAGACGTGCGAAACGTAAAGGCGGGCGACAGGGTGTGCGTCAACGTAGAGACCTTTTGCGGCGAATGTTTCTTCTGCCGTCGCGGCTTTGTCAACAACTGTACCGATCCGCTCGGCGGCTGGGCGCTCGGCTGCCGCATCGACGGCGGGCTCGCACCCTATGTACGCGTGCCGTTTGCCGATCGGGGGCTGACCGTCATTCCCGCAAACGTCGACTATGAAAGCGCTCTGTTTGTGGGCGACGTGCTCGCCACGGGTTTTTGGGCGACGAAAATTTCGCAGATAGAGAGGGGGGATACCGTCCTGATTCTCGGCGCGGGTCCCGCGGGCATCTGCACGATGCTGTGCGCGGAACTAAAACATCCCGATCGGATTATCATGTGCGAACAGGATCCCGTGCGGTTGGAATTTTTGAAACGGCATTATCCGCATATTTTTGCCGTGCGTCCCGAAGATGCGAAAGATTTTATTTTGGGTTCGTGCGCCCGCGGCGGCGCGGACGTCGTCGTTGAGGCGGCGGGCACAGAAAAAAGTTTCCGCATGGCGTGGGAATTAGCGCGCCCCAACGCGAACGTCACCATTGTCGCGCTGTACGAAAAGGCGCAGAGTCTGCCGCTTCCCGAAATGTACGGCAAAAATCTCACTTTCCGCACGGGCGGTGTGGACGGATGCGACTGCGCGGAAATACTGCGCCTCATATCCGAAGGAAAAATCGACACGCGCCCTTTGATTACGCACAGGTTTTCTTTCCGCGATCTGGACCGCGCGTACGAACTGTTTGAAAAAAGAGAAGACGGCGTCATGAAGATCGCCGTTTCCATGGAATAA
- a CDS encoding ROK family protein produces the protein MEKTVVGIDLGGTFIKAGILDARGKIYAKRKIPTRAERGYRAIAEDMRDLAQVLAEESHIPFSQVRALGVGSPGIVDSAAGTVLSNCNLGWENVPIAAELMKLTQKPAFALNDANAAALGESKWGAGGGFSSVVLVTLGTGIGSGIVVEGKLVEGFHGAGAELGHTTIRKNGKLCACGRRGCFEKYASATALIEETRRVMRQYPESALWAEAKTLRDVDGKTAFEAAKRGDAAAERVVAKYVDDLAEGLANIANLLRPEAILLGGGVAQEGEALFVPLENALRGKIYGGETYTKLILRRAALGNDAGLCGAALYALEKINDEEKRSCN, from the coding sequence ATGGAAAAGACAGTCGTCGGTATCGATCTGGGCGGTACCTTTATCAAGGCGGGCATATTGGACGCGCGCGGAAAAATTTACGCAAAGCGTAAGATCCCTACCCGTGCGGAGCGCGGATATAGGGCGATCGCCGAAGATATGCGCGATCTCGCGCAGGTCCTTGCCGAAGAGTCGCATATTCCTTTTTCGCAGGTGCGCGCGCTCGGCGTCGGTTCGCCGGGCATCGTGGACAGCGCGGCGGGTACGGTGCTTTCCAACTGCAACCTCGGCTGGGAAAACGTGCCCATTGCCGCGGAACTTATGAAATTGACGCAAAAGCCCGCGTTCGCGCTCAACGACGCGAACGCGGCGGCGCTGGGCGAAAGCAAGTGGGGCGCGGGCGGCGGGTTCTCGTCGGTGGTGCTGGTCACATTGGGCACGGGCATCGGCAGCGGTATCGTCGTCGAAGGCAAACTCGTCGAGGGCTTTCACGGTGCGGGCGCGGAACTCGGGCACACGACCATCCGCAAAAACGGAAAACTCTGCGCATGCGGCCGCCGCGGCTGTTTCGAAAAGTACGCTTCCGCCACGGCGCTCATCGAAGAGACCCGCCGCGTCATGCGTCAATATCCCGAAAGCGCGCTCTGGGCCGAGGCAAAGACGTTGCGGGACGTAGACGGCAAGACCGCCTTCGAGGCGGCGAAACGCGGCGATGCCGCGGCGGAACGAGTCGTCGCAAAATACGTGGACGATCTGGCGGAGGGACTCGCAAATATCGCCAATCTTCTGCGTCCCGAGGCGATCCTTTTGGGCGGCGGCGTGGCGCAGGAAGGGGAGGCGCTCTTTGTCCCGCTGGAAAACGCGCTGCGCGGTAAAATTTACGGCGGCGAAACATATACGAAACTCATCTTGCGGCGGGCGGCGCTCGGCAACGACGCGGGCCTGTGCGGCGCGGCGCTGTACGCGTTGGAAAAAATAAACGACGAGGAGAAAAGGTCATGCAACTGA
- a CDS encoding flavin reductase family protein produces the protein MKKNFGAKPYLYPMPVLIVASYGEDGVPDAMNAAWGAIADTDKISLTLSADHKTVKNILSRRAFTVSMATAEQVVACDYVGVVSGNKVPDKVARAGFHTQKSAFVDAPLIDELPMALECVMESYDEKEERLVGRIVNVCADEQILGENGKIDLSKFSPVTYDPVNHDYLKLGERAGKAFSDGLKLK, from the coding sequence ATGAAGAAAAATTTCGGAGCCAAACCCTATCTGTATCCGATGCCCGTGCTCATCGTTGCGAGTTACGGCGAGGACGGCGTTCCCGACGCCATGAACGCCGCCTGGGGCGCGATCGCGGATACCGACAAAATCTCTTTGACGCTCAGCGCCGATCATAAGACGGTGAAAAACATTCTTTCCCGCCGCGCCTTTACCGTCAGCATGGCGACAGCAGAACAGGTCGTCGCGTGCGACTACGTGGGCGTCGTGTCGGGGAACAAAGTGCCCGATAAAGTGGCGCGCGCGGGCTTTCACACGCAAAAGAGCGCGTTCGTAGACGCGCCGCTCATCGACGAACTGCCCATGGCGTTGGAATGCGTGATGGAAAGTTACGATGAAAAGGAGGAACGACTCGTCGGCAGGATCGTCAACGTGTGCGCGGACGAGCAAATTCTGGGCGAAAACGGCAAGATTGACCTTTCGAAATTTTCTCCCGTTACCTATGACCCCGTCAATCACGATTATCTGAAACTGGGCGAAAGGGCGGGAAAAGCCTTTTCGGACGGTCTGAAACTGAAATAA
- a CDS encoding DUF4250 domain-containing protein produces MLPQDDFILLSYLNAKLRDFYPNLSALCEDLDLSREELETRLSSLGFRYDETCNQFV; encoded by the coding sequence ATGCTGCCGCAGGATGATTTTATTTTACTTTCCTATCTCAACGCGAAACTGCGCGACTTTTACCCGAATCTTTCCGCGCTCTGCGAAGATCTCGACCTTTCGCGCGAAGAGCTGGAAACCCGCCTATCCTCGCTCGGCTTTCGCTACGACGAAACGTGCAATCAATTTGTTTAA
- a CDS encoding beta-N-acetylhexosaminidase, with protein MTFDFTKLSEELRFGARELAAEYGVEEGAGTIVSHRQSDRLSVHREGDTVTIGASTKSEFFRGLIKAFAGETCEQRSAFSHLTLMADCSRDAVLSVPAVKKLVRLLAACGYDRLQLYTEDTYKIENRPRFGYLRGAYTEAELKDLDAYGQALGVTLVPCIQTLAHLSAIFRWGEFCDLRDCNDILLCDDERVYELIDDMFAQLSRSFTARVAHIGMDEAHMVGLGKYLDGHGYQNRFDIIHRHLTRVLQIAEKYGFTCYMWGDMFFRLAFGGEYYRFDREIPQEVIDSIPKNVNLVYWDYYQTDRKVYDGMIESYRKIGNPMSFAGGAWRWSGFMPQNRFSLNASRLALDSCIGHGVDDIAVTAWGDNGGEASIFSVLPSVVYFAERRYGGDVKTSFKNIVGCDFEDFLSLDLPDAVYKDLPEGYLANISKIFLYNDLFLGIFDGAAKPEYKRVFRANLKKISAARSRAGKFAYLFDTAYTLLDAVLEKYDFGARLIAAYGANDRETLAALVKDLGRIEKKVRVFYKAFSAQWYRENKPNGMEVHDARLGGLLGRILACKARLTGYLSGDISALEELEEERLGGYERTKGLMYNNWAELISANIV; from the coding sequence ATGACCTTCGACTTTACGAAACTGAGCGAAGAACTGCGTTTCGGCGCGCGCGAACTTGCCGCCGAATACGGCGTCGAGGAGGGCGCGGGCACGATCGTATCGCATCGGCAGTCCGATAGGCTTTCGGTACATAGAGAAGGGGATACCGTCACGATCGGCGCTTCGACGAAGAGCGAATTTTTCCGCGGGCTTATTAAGGCGTTCGCGGGAGAAACTTGCGAACAGAGATCGGCGTTTTCCCATCTCACATTGATGGCGGACTGCTCGCGCGACGCGGTTTTATCCGTTCCCGCCGTCAAAAAACTCGTCCGCTTACTCGCGGCGTGCGGGTACGATCGGCTGCAACTGTACACCGAGGACACATACAAGATCGAAAACCGCCCGCGGTTCGGGTACCTTCGCGGCGCGTATACGGAGGCGGAACTCAAAGATCTGGACGCGTACGGGCAGGCGCTGGGCGTGACGCTCGTGCCCTGCATCCAGACGCTCGCGCACCTTTCCGCGATTTTCCGCTGGGGCGAATTCTGCGATCTTCGCGACTGCAACGACATTCTTTTGTGCGACGACGAACGGGTGTACGAATTGATCGACGATATGTTCGCGCAACTTTCCCGCTCGTTCACGGCGCGCGTGGCGCATATCGGCATGGACGAGGCGCACATGGTCGGGCTCGGGAAATATCTCGACGGACACGGCTATCAAAACCGTTTCGATATCATTCACCGCCATCTGACGCGCGTTTTGCAAATTGCGGAAAAGTACGGCTTTACCTGTTATATGTGGGGCGATATGTTCTTCCGCCTCGCTTTCGGCGGCGAATATTACCGTTTCGATCGGGAAATCCCGCAAGAGGTGATCGACAGCATTCCGAAAAACGTCAATCTGGTCTATTGGGATTATTATCAGACAGACAGAAAAGTCTACGACGGCATGATCGAGAGTTACCGCAAGATCGGCAATCCCATGTCGTTCGCGGGCGGCGCGTGGCGTTGGAGCGGTTTTATGCCGCAAAACCGCTTTTCGCTCAACGCGTCGCGTCTGGCTCTGGACAGTTGCATCGGGCACGGCGTGGACGATATTGCCGTCACCGCCTGGGGCGATAACGGCGGCGAGGCGTCGATTTTTTCCGTGCTGCCTTCGGTCGTCTATTTTGCCGAGCGGCGCTACGGCGGCGACGTCAAAACTTCTTTCAAAAATATCGTCGGCTGCGATTTCGAGGATTTTCTGTCGCTCGATCTTCCGGACGCGGTCTATAAAGATTTGCCCGAAGGGTATCTCGCGAATATCAGCAAAATATTTTTATACAACGATCTGTTTTTGGGGATATTCGACGGCGCGGCAAAGCCCGAATATAAGCGCGTGTTCCGCGCGAATCTGAAAAAGATTTCGGCGGCGCGCTCGCGCGCGGGAAAATTTGCCTATCTCTTCGACACGGCGTACACCCTTTTGGACGCGGTCTTAGAAAAGTACGATTTCGGCGCGCGGCTCATCGCGGCGTACGGCGCAAACGATCGGGAAACGTTGGCGGCGCTCGTCAAAGATCTCGGACGTATCGAGAAAAAGGTGCGCGTATTTTACAAGGCGTTTTCCGCGCAGTGGTATCGGGAAAATAAGCCCAACGGCATGGAAGTGCACGATGCGCGCCTCGGCGGGCTGCTCGGCAGGATCCTCGCCTGCAAGGCGCGCCTTACGGGCTATCTATCGGGCGATATTTCCGCGCTCGAAGAATTGGAAGAGGAACGGCTCGGCGGCTATGAGCGGACGAAAGGGCTCATGTACAACAATTGGGCGGAACTCATTTCCGCCAATATCGTATAG
- a CDS encoding PIG-L deacetylase family protein produces the protein MQLNERAVLYIPDGEKESAALERVTHLAVAAHQDDIEFMAYAPIADCFGRTDLWFGGVVVSDGAGSPRKGLYADYTDEDMKKIRVTEQKKAAFVGEYGAQFMLGYPSSQVKDPDDTKIAEELTRIFRAANPRFVYTHNIADKHDTHLGTAMKVIAALRELEKDEMPERVFGCEVWRDLDWLCDEDKIYLDTSAHPNIARALSAVFDSQILGGKRYDIAAEGRRCANATYSESHACDTHEGLNYAMDLTPLILDKKLKVSDFISAHIKKFERTVREKAAYYAKED, from the coding sequence ATGCAACTGAACGAACGGGCGGTCCTGTATATTCCCGACGGCGAAAAGGAAAGCGCGGCGCTGGAACGCGTCACGCACCTTGCCGTAGCGGCGCATCAGGACGATATCGAATTTATGGCGTACGCGCCCATAGCCGACTGTTTCGGCAGAACCGATCTGTGGTTCGGCGGTGTAGTCGTCAGCGACGGCGCGGGCAGTCCGCGCAAAGGGCTTTACGCCGACTATACCGACGAGGATATGAAAAAAATACGCGTCACCGAGCAGAAAAAGGCGGCGTTCGTGGGCGAATACGGCGCGCAGTTTATGCTCGGTTATCCCTCGTCTCAGGTCAAAGATCCGGACGATACGAAGATCGCGGAAGAATTGACGCGCATTTTCCGCGCGGCAAATCCGCGTTTCGTATACACGCACAATATCGCGGATAAGCACGACACGCATCTGGGCACGGCGATGAAAGTCATCGCGGCGCTGCGCGAACTGGAAAAAGACGAGATGCCCGAGCGGGTGTTCGGCTGTGAAGTCTGGCGCGATCTGGACTGGCTTTGCGACGAAGATAAAATATATCTGGACACAAGCGCGCACCCCAACATCGCGCGCGCGCTTTCGGCGGTGTTCGACAGCCAGATCCTCGGCGGCAAGCGCTACGATATCGCGGCGGAGGGCAGAAGGTGCGCCAACGCCACCTATTCCGAAAGTCACGCCTGCGATACGCACGAGGGGCTCAATTACGCCATGGACTTAACGCCGCTCATTCTGGACAAAAAACTGAAAGTTTCGGATTTTATTTCCGCTCATATCAAAAAATTCGAGCGCACTGTGCGCGAAAAAGCGGCGTATTACGCCAAGGAGGACTGA